In Cutaneotrichosporon cavernicola HIS019 DNA, chromosome: 1, one DNA window encodes the following:
- a CDS encoding uncharacterized protein (Mnd1 family) — translation MSKRGLSREEKRTRLVEIFHESAEFYTLKELEKIAPKQKGIVQQSVKEILDELVSDGLVTFDKIGTSNYFWAFPSTAGATKQAALDKANAEAEAVEASIVSTQALIKAAAKGREDTPDRQKLLAKLTMIREESDKLKSELGAYGAADPVRYARKKDATEIAKAAAQRWTENTMILWSLAKNAAPDWDESGMRSTLGINETWEDI, via the exons ATGTCCAAGCGTGGCCTCTCtcgcgaggagaagcgtACTCGAC TGGTTGAGATCTTCCACGAGAGT GCCGAGTTCTACACACTCAAAGAGCTCGAGAAGATTGCGCCGA AGCAGAAGGGGATCG TCCAGCAGAGTGTCAAGGAaatcctcgacgagctcgttTCAGACGGCCTCGTCACCTTCGACAAGAT TGGAACGAGCAACT ACTTCTGGGCGTTTCCCAGCACGGCAGGAGCCACT AAACAAGCCGCGTTGGACAAGGCAaacgccgaggctgaggctgtTGAAGCATCCATCGTCTCCACCCAGGCGCTcatcaaggccgccgccaagggTCGTGAGGATACA CCCGATCGCCAgaagctcctcgccaagctcacgATGATacgcgaggagagcgacaagctcaagagTGAGCTTGGTGCTTACGGCGCCGCAGACCCCGTCCGCTACGCGCGCAAGAAGGATGCTACTGAGATCGCCAAAGCCGCTGCCCAGCGTTGGACAG AGAATACAATGATCCTCTGGAGCCTGGCCAAGAACGCCGCTCCCGACTGGGACGAGTCGGGCATGCGCTCGACACTCGGCATCA ATGAGACGTGGGAGGACATTTAG
- a CDS encoding uncharacterized protein (Dihydroxyacetone kinase 1): MSTSHFADEPSQLPLDYLRGLTSMNKDVSVDEQYRVLHVRNPDRSKVALISGGGSGHEPAHAGFVGSNSLTAAVGGNIFASPNTAQVRRALDIVKNEKGTLVIVKRYTGDVLHFGMAGESAQHDVEFLIVGDDVAVGKTQGKIVGRRGLAGTTLVYKVAGHLAAHGADLAEVKRIAELVAENCGTIGSSFAHCHVPGTAKSEPTLKDGEIEIGMGIHNENGVSKTTQTNKASLVENMVEMITSTSDPERSFVPWKAGDKAVVMLNNLGGLSELELVGLVPHTLAALAKRQIEVVRLFVGTFMSSLDMPGFSITALRLPETDADTILAGIDATSSAPGWRPATVPVLNPEPTPASAGKAEKVEASGLTSSDLFITAIRAGCQNVIAAEPDITRYDVIAGDGDCGLTLKAGAEAILAAIDAGKITPKDVVNSIRTVSEIVENDMGGTSGALYAIFFSALAKALAVAPKGEATADTWAKAAKSALDVLYGYTRARPPSRTLMDPLVVFIDALPKSGLAKAAEEAKVAATETANLQAAAGRAAYVDQEALKKEAVPDPGAWGLALLFSGFASAASA, encoded by the coding sequence TCCTCCACGTCCGCAACCCGGACCGCTCCAAGGTCGCGTTGATCTCCGGAGGGGGATCGGGCCACGAGCCGGCGCACGCCGGGTTCGTTGGGTCGAACTCGCTCACCGCGGCAGTCGGAGGCAACATCTTCGCGTCGCCCAACACCGCCCAGgtgcgccgcgcgctcgacattGTCAAGAACGAGAAGGGAACGCTGGTGATCGTGAAGCGGTACACGGGCGACGTCCTGCACTTCGGAATGGCTGGGGAGAGTGCGCagcacgacgtcgagttCCTTATTGTGGGCGATGATGTCGCTGTCGGCAAGACCCAGGGCAAGATTGTCGGACGCCGTGGGCTGGCTGGCACGACGCTCGTGTACAAGGTTGCCGGACACCTTGCGGCGCATggtgccgacctcgccgaggtgaAGCGGATCGCGGAGCTCGTGGCGGAGAACTGCGGGACAATCGGGTCGTCGTTCGCGCACTGCCACGTTCCCGGCACTGCCAAGAGCGAGCCAacgctcaaggacggcgaaATCGAGATCGGGATGGGCATCCACAACGAAAACGGCGTCAGCAAGACGACCCAGACGAACAAGGCCAGCCTCGTGGAGAACATGGTCGAGATGAtcacgagcacgagcgaTCCCGAGCGTTCGTTCGTCCCATGGAAGGCTGGAGACAAGGCAGTCGTCATGCTCAACAACCTCGGTGGGCTGAGCGAGCTGGAACTCGTCGGGCTTGTGCCGCACAccctcgcggcgctggctAAGCGCCAGATCGAGGTTGTTCGCCTCTTCGTCGGAACGTTCATGAGCTCGCTTGACATGCCGGGCTTCAGCATCACGGCCCTCCGCCTTCCCGAGACTGACGCCGACACGATCCTGGCGGGCATCGACGCGACGTCCAGCGCGCCCGGCTGGCGGCCTGCCACCGTGCCCGTGCTTAATCCCGAGCCCACGCCCGCCTCGGCAGGTAAGGCTGAGAAGGTGGAGGCTTCTGGTCTCACTTCCTCGGACCTGTTCATCACAGCGATCCGCGCGGGTTGCCAGAACGTTATCGCGGCCGAGCCCGACATTACGCGCTACGATGTGATCGCTGGAGACGGTGACTGTGGTCTCACCCTCAAGgcgggcgccgaggcgatTCTCGCCGCGATCGACGCGGGCAAGATTACTCCCAAGGACGTCGTGAACTCCATTCGCACGGTGTCCGAGATCGTGGAGAACGACATGGGTGGAACATCGGGAGCGTTGTACGccatcttcttctcggcACTCGCCAAGGCACTTGCAGTCGCCCCCAAAGGCGAGGCTACAGCGGACACGTGGGCCAAGGCGGCCAAgtcggcgctcgacgtgctGTACGGGTACACGCGTGCGCGTccgccctcgcgcacgctcaTGGACCCGCTCGTTGTGTTCATCGACGCTCTCCCCAAGAGTGGcctcgccaaggcggcagaggaggccaaggtggCGGCGACCGAGACTGCCAACCTGCAGGCTGCTGCGGGACGAGCTGCATATGTCGACCAGGAGGCActcaagaaggaggctgTACCGGACCCAGGTGCGTGGGGCCTGgcgctcctcttctccgGCTTTGCTAGCGCTGCAAGCGCGTGA